In Microbacterium foliorum, the following proteins share a genomic window:
- a CDS encoding glycoside hydrolase family 130 protein produces the protein MFTGASFPLGPFTPYEGNPILRPKGDSWESANLYNPAALVDGDEVVLLYRAHADDIVSHIGIARSSDGVNFTREDAPILSPSEDYERYGCEDPRIALIDGTYYLTYTGWDRRSAQLCLATSTDLRTWTKHGPLFDDFDTFKTMDPRGFNWSKAGVIVPQKMHGKWWMYFGEGAIYWATSDDLIHWTPGTADTEPMYSPTAGTWDEALVEIGTSPGVTDNGLLVMLTNGATRTVHADGSVDVDYRCGQIAIDPDEPTKVLARLQEPWLRPQTFEDMHGLVSNVTFVEGLVKFQGRWFAYYGQSDTTLAVAIHDPAQPWGRALRDAGEE, from the coding sequence ATGTTCACCGGAGCATCCTTCCCCCTCGGCCCGTTCACCCCCTACGAGGGCAACCCGATCCTGCGCCCGAAGGGCGACAGCTGGGAGTCGGCGAATCTCTACAACCCTGCGGCCCTCGTCGACGGCGACGAGGTGGTGCTGCTCTACCGGGCGCACGCCGACGACATCGTGTCGCACATCGGCATCGCCCGCTCGAGCGACGGCGTGAACTTCACCCGAGAGGACGCCCCCATCCTCTCCCCCTCCGAGGACTACGAGCGCTACGGATGCGAGGATCCGCGCATCGCGCTGATCGACGGCACCTACTACCTCACCTACACCGGCTGGGATCGGCGCAGCGCGCAACTGTGCCTCGCGACCTCGACCGATCTGCGCACCTGGACCAAGCACGGCCCGCTGTTCGACGACTTCGACACGTTCAAGACCATGGACCCCCGCGGGTTCAACTGGTCGAAGGCCGGGGTCATCGTGCCGCAGAAGATGCACGGCAAGTGGTGGATGTACTTCGGCGAGGGTGCGATCTACTGGGCGACCAGCGACGATCTCATCCACTGGACGCCGGGCACCGCCGACACCGAGCCGATGTACTCCCCTACTGCCGGCACGTGGGACGAGGCGCTCGTCGAGATCGGCACATCGCCGGGCGTCACAGACAACGGCCTGCTCGTCATGCTCACGAACGGGGCGACGCGCACGGTGCACGCCGACGGTTCGGTCGACGTCGACTACCGCTGCGGGCAGATCGCGATCGACCCCGACGAGCCGACGAAGGTGCTCGCGCGGTTGCAGGAGCCATGGCTGCGTCCGCAGACTTTCGAGGACATGCACGGTCTCGTCTCGAACGTCACGTTCGTCGAGGGACTCGTGAAGTTCCAGGGCAGGTGGTTCGCGTACTACGGGCAGTCCGACACGACGCTGGCCGTCGCCATCCACGACCCCGCTCAGCCGTGGGGCCGCGCACTGCGGGATGCCGGCGAGGAGTGA
- a CDS encoding carbohydrate ABC transporter permease: MRRQRSLPRILSLILLTVAAIGFAFPFYFMLVGAFQENPTNSPNELFPTSGWTVDNFLAIDSRIDLAGSLLNSLIFTAGVLLGTVVFGLLAGYAIARLDFRGRGVIWVLMLLVQMVPFQLLMIPLYVQITRNYGLGDSYMGMILPFLINTTAVFIFVQFFKALPVEIFEAARIDGAGEIRLLTSVAIPLIKPVLVTVVLVTFIGPWNEFLWPFLITKDASLQPLAVSLANYISNVAQSTANPNGAILAGATALAFPVVILFIVFQRFFRATDLGAAVKG; this comes from the coding sequence ATGAGACGCCAGCGTTCACTTCCCCGCATCCTGAGCCTGATCCTGCTCACGGTCGCGGCGATCGGCTTCGCCTTCCCGTTCTACTTCATGCTGGTCGGGGCGTTCCAGGAGAACCCGACGAACTCGCCGAACGAGCTCTTCCCGACGAGCGGATGGACGGTCGACAACTTCCTCGCGATCGACTCCCGCATCGACCTGGCCGGCTCCCTGCTCAACTCGCTGATCTTCACGGCCGGCGTACTGCTGGGAACGGTCGTGTTCGGCCTGCTCGCCGGGTACGCGATCGCGCGACTCGACTTCCGAGGTCGCGGCGTCATCTGGGTGCTCATGCTGCTGGTGCAGATGGTGCCCTTCCAGCTGCTGATGATCCCGTTGTACGTGCAGATCACCCGCAACTACGGGCTCGGCGACTCGTATATGGGCATGATCCTGCCGTTCCTCATCAACACCACGGCGGTGTTCATCTTCGTGCAGTTCTTCAAGGCGCTGCCCGTCGAGATCTTCGAGGCCGCCCGCATCGACGGCGCAGGGGAGATCCGCCTGCTGACCTCGGTCGCGATCCCGCTGATCAAGCCGGTGCTCGTGACGGTCGTGCTCGTCACCTTCATCGGTCCGTGGAACGAGTTCCTCTGGCCGTTCCTCATCACGAAGGACGCATCGCTGCAACCGCTCGCCGTGTCTCTCGCGAACTACATCTCGAATGTCGCGCAGTCCACGGCGAACCCGAACGGAGCGATCCTCGCGGGTGCGACCGCGCTGGCCTTCCCCGTCGTGATCCTCTTCATCGTCTTCCAACGCTTCTTCCGGGCCACCGACCTCGGTGCGGCCGTCAAGGGCTGA